A portion of the Gossypium arboreum isolate Shixiya-1 chromosome 8, ASM2569848v2, whole genome shotgun sequence genome contains these proteins:
- the LOC108468843 gene encoding xyloglucan endotransglucosylase/hydrolase protein 22-like: MTTSLLLSLLFSFVILASAANFNQDIDVTWGDGRGKILENGNLLTLTLDKFSGSGFQSKNQYLFGKIDMNIKLVPGNSAGTVTTYYLRSEGSTWDEIDFEFLGNLSGDPYIVHTNVYTQGKGDKEQQFYLWFDPTKDFHTYSLLWNPQRIIFAVDGTPIREFKNLETTGVAFPKSQPMSVYSSLWNADDWATRGGLVKTDWSKAPFTAAYRNYKADACVWSSGKSSCSSTSPFQNSWLSQELDITSQERLKWVQKNYMIYNYCTDTKRFPQGLPKECTAP, encoded by the exons atgaccacttcgtTGCTTCTATCTCTTTTATTCAGCTTTGTAATACTTGCTTCAGCTGCCAACTTTAACCAAGACATCGATGTTACTTGGGGTGATGGCAGGGGCAAGATTCTCGAAAACGGCAACCTTCTCACTCTCACCCTCGACAAATTCTCCGGCTCTGGTTTTCAATCCAAGAACCAATATCTGTTTGGGAAAATTGATATGAACATTAAGCTGGTCCCAGGCAACTCTGCTGGCACTGTTACCACTTACTAT CTTCGTTCGGAAGGGTCAACATGGGATGAAATCGACTTCGAGTTCTTGGGGAACCTAAGCGGAGACCCATACATAGTCCACACCAATGTATATACACAAGGCAAAGGTGACAAAGAGCAACAGTTCTACCTTTGGTTCGATCCCACCAAAGACTTCCACACCTACTCCCTTCTTTGGAACCCTCAACGTATTAT CTTCGCTGTTGATGGGACTCCGATCAGAGAGTTCAAGAACTTGGAAACGACGGGCGTTGCGTTCCCAAAGAGCCAGCCGATGAGTGTGTATTCGAGTCTTTGGAACGCCGATGATTGGGCCACTCGAGGTGGTCTTGTTAAGACAGATTGGAGCAAAGCTCCTTTCACTGCTGCTTACAGGAATTACAAGGCTGATGCATGTGTCTGGTCCTCCGGGAAATCATCATGTTCCTCCACCTCGCCCTTTCAAAATTCATGGCTATCGCAAGAACTGGATATAACGAGCCAAGAAAGGCTGAAATGGGTTCAGAAAAATTACATGATTTACAATTACTGCACTGACACCAAGCGATTCCCTCAGGGACTTCCTAAAGAATGCACTGCTCCTTAA
- the LOC108468556 gene encoding probable 1-deoxy-D-xylulose-5-phosphate synthase 2, chloroplastic, producing MVSSIFRTNYLPLQQHQDGYNPIYRKFRSNGVAVAQLETGNANNERNTMAKRGQQATQIKRLLNFSGEKPSTPLLDTINHPIDTKNLSIQELGKLADELREEVVYTVSNTGGHLSASLGVAELTVALHHVFDTPKDKIIWDVGHQSYPHKILTGRRSRMHSIRQTCGLAGFPKREESIHDAFGTGHSSTSISAGLGMAVGRDLLGKNNHVIAVIGDGAMTAGMAYEALNNAGYLDTNLIIILNDNKQVSLPTATIDGPAPPVGALSKALTKLQSSREFRQLREAAKGITKQIGGQTHEIAAKFDSHMRGVVGGSGASLFEELGLYYMGPVDGHNVEDLVIVLNEVRSMPAPGPVLIHVITEKGKGYAPAEIAPDKMHGVVKFDPQSGKQMKNKSATRSYTQYFAESLIAEADEDDKIVGIHAAMSGGTGLNLFQKQFPDRCFDVGIAEQHAVTFAAGLASEGLKPFCAIYSSFLQRGFDQVAHDVDLQKLPVRFAIDRAGLVGADGPTHCGAFDTTFLACLPNMVVMAPSNETELMHMVATAAAIDDRPSCFRYPRGNGIGSILPPNNKGTPLQIGKGRVLREGSGRVAILGYGTIVQSCMKAAEQLQMLGISTTVADARFCKPIDGDLLRQLSREHEILITAEEGSIGGFSTHVSHFLCLNGLLDGKLKWRPMVLPDRYIDHGSQSDQIKEAGLSSKHIGATVLSLLGQTRGDM from the exons ATGGTTTCTTCCATTTTCAGAACAAATTATCTTCCTTTGCAGCAACACCAAGATGGATATAATCCCATTTATCGCAAG TTTCGATCCAATGGAGTTGCAGTAGCACAGCTGGAAACGGGGAATgctaataatgaaaggaacaccATGGCTAAACGAGGCCAACAAGcaacacaaatcaaaaggttacTTAACTTCTCAGGAGAAAAACCATCTACTCCACTTCTTGATACCATAAACCATCCCATTGATACGAAGAATCTTTCCATCCAG GAGCTTGGGAAGTTAGCTGATGAACTACGAGAAGAGGTGGTTTATACAGTGTCAAACACTGGTGGGCATCTCAGTGCAAGCCTTGGGGTGGCTGAACTAACAGTGGCACTTCACCATGTTTTCGATACTCCTAAGGATAAGATTATTTGGGATGTTGGGCATCAG TCCTATCCGCATAAGATTTTAACTGGTAGAAGATCCAGAATGCATTCGATTCGACAGACATGCGGTTTAGCAGGGTTTCCGAAAAGGGAAGAGAGCATTCATGATGCCTTTGGAACTGGACATAGTTCCACTAGCATTTCTGCTGGATTAG GGATGGCAGTTGGGAGAGATTTGTTAGGGAAGAACAATCATGTAATTGCAGTAATAGGTGATGGAGCAATGACTGCTGGAATGGCTTATGAAGCACTCAACAACGCTGGTTATCTTGACACTAATCTCATCATCATCTTGAATGACAACAAGCAAGTTTCGTTGCCGACTGCCACAATCGACGGTCCAGCTCCACCAGTTGGAGCTCTTAGCAAAGCTTTAACAAAGCTGCAATCAAGCAGGGAGTTTCGTCAACTTCGCGAAGCTGCAAAG GGTATCACAAAGCAAATAGGTGGACAGACACATGAAATCGCTGCCAAATTCGATTCCCACATGAGAGGAGTTGTTGGTGGTTCAGGGGCTAGCCTATTCGAAGAGCTAGGACTATACTACATGGGACCAGTGGATGGCCATAATGTAGAAGACCTTGTTATTGTGTTAAATGAAGTTAGATCAATGCCAGCCCCAGGGCCTGTTCTCATTCATGTCATTACCGAGAAGGGAAAAGGTTATGCCCCTGCTGAGATTGCACCTGATAAAATGCATG GGGTTGTGAAATTCGATCCCCAGTCCGGGAAACAAATGAAGAACAAGTCAGCAACACGATCGTATACTCAGTACTTTGCAGAGTCCTTAATAGCTGAAGCAGATGAAGATGATAAAATAGTGGGAATCCATGCCGCCATGAGTGGAGGAACTGGACTTAATTTATTCCAAAAACAATTCCCAGACCGGTGTTTCGATGTCGGTATAGCCGAACAACATGCTGTTACTTTTGCTGCTGGTCTAGCTTCTGAAGGGCTCAAACCATTTTGTGCCATTTACTCTTCATTCCTACAAAGAGGATTTGATCAG GTTGCCCATGATGTTGATCTTCAAAAGCTACCAGTAAGATTTGCAATAGACAGGGCTGGCTTGGTTGGTGCAGATGGACCAACACATTGCGGCGCGTTCGACACTACTTTTTTGGCATGTTTGCCTAATATGGTGGTAATGGCACCTTCGAACGAAACTGAGCTCATGCACATGGTGGCCACGGCAGCCGCCATCGATGATCGTCCTAGCTGCTTTAGGTACCCTAGGGGCAATGGCATTGGCTCCATTCTCCCACCAAACAACAAAGGAACACCATTACAG ATTGGGAAGGGAAGAGTACTAAGAGAAGGAAGTGGCAGGGTGGCGATTTTAGGGTATGGAACAATCGTACAAAGTTGTATGAAAGCAGCAGAGCAACTACAAATGCTCGGCATCTCCACAACGGTGGCGGATGCTCGTTTTTGTAAGCCAATTGACGGAGATTTATTAAGACAACTATCTCGAGAACATGAGATATTGATCACGGCGGAAGAAGGATCAATCGGAGGGTTTAGCACCCACGTCTCTCATTTCTTGTGCTTGAACGGACTACTAGATGGCAAGCTTAAG TGGAGGCCAATGGTGCTACCAGATAGATACATTGACCATGGATCTCAAAGTGATCAAATTAAAGAGGCAGGGCTGAGCTCAAAGCATATCGGCGCCACAGTTTTATCACTACTAGGACAAACCAGGGGAGATATGTAA